One segment of Pseudomonas pohangensis DNA contains the following:
- the leuC gene encoding 3-isopropylmalate dehydratase large subunit, with protein sequence MAGKTLYDKLWDMHEVKRRDDGSSLIYIDRHILHEVTSPQAFEGLRLAGRKPWRIDANIATPDHNVPTTRAERQGGLESIADEVSRLQVQTLDENCDDFGILEFKMNDSRQGIVHVVGPEQGATLPGMTVVCGDSHTSTHGAFGALAHGIGTSEVEHVLATQCLVAKKMKNLLVRVEGKLPFGVTAKDIVLAIIGKIGTAGGNGHALEFAGSAIRDLSLEGRMTLCNMAIEAGARVGVVAVDEKTIAYVEGRPFAPKGADWDKAVAQWRGLVSDADAQFDKVVALNAEDIKPQVSWGTSPEMVLAVDQNVPDPAAEADPVKRDSIVRALKYMGLTANQPITSIALDRVFIGSCTNSRIEDLRAAAEVAKGRKVASTIKQALVVPGSGLVKAQAEAEGLDKVFIEAGFEWREPGCSMCLAMNPDKLGSGEHCASTSNRNFEGRQGAGGRTHLVSPAMAAAAAVTGRFIDVRELIQA encoded by the coding sequence ATGGCCGGCAAAACGTTGTACGACAAGCTCTGGGATATGCATGAAGTGAAGCGCCGCGATGATGGCTCTTCGCTGATCTATATCGATCGCCACATTCTGCATGAAGTGACTTCGCCCCAGGCCTTTGAAGGGCTGCGTCTGGCCGGGCGCAAGCCGTGGCGGATCGACGCCAACATCGCCACCCCGGACCATAACGTACCGACTACCAGGGCCGAACGTCAGGGTGGTCTGGAGTCGATCGCCGACGAAGTCTCGCGCTTGCAGGTGCAGACGCTGGACGAGAACTGCGATGACTTCGGCATCCTCGAATTCAAGATGAACGACAGCCGTCAGGGCATCGTGCATGTGGTCGGTCCGGAGCAGGGCGCGACCTTGCCGGGCATGACCGTGGTCTGCGGCGATTCGCACACCTCCACCCACGGTGCCTTCGGCGCGCTGGCCCACGGCATCGGTACTTCGGAAGTCGAGCACGTGCTGGCGACCCAGTGTCTGGTGGCGAAGAAAATGAAGAACCTGCTGGTGCGGGTGGAAGGCAAGCTGCCGTTTGGCGTCACCGCCAAGGACATCGTACTGGCGATTATCGGCAAGATCGGTACCGCCGGCGGTAACGGCCATGCCCTCGAATTTGCCGGCAGCGCGATTCGCGACTTGTCGCTGGAAGGGCGCATGACCCTGTGCAACATGGCCATCGAAGCCGGCGCGCGGGTCGGCGTGGTGGCGGTGGATGAAAAGACCATCGCCTATGTGGAAGGTCGCCCGTTTGCGCCGAAAGGCGCGGATTGGGACAAGGCCGTGGCGCAGTGGCGCGGGCTGGTGTCGGATGCCGATGCCCAGTTCGACAAGGTGGTTGCGCTCAATGCTGAAGATATCAAGCCGCAGGTCAGCTGGGGTACCTCGCCGGAGATGGTGTTGGCCGTCGACCAGAATGTGCCGGACCCGGCCGCCGAGGCCGATCCGGTCAAGCGCGACTCGATCGTGCGGGCGCTCAAGTACATGGGCCTGACGGCCAATCAGCCGATCACCAGCATTGCGCTGGATCGGGTGTTTATCGGTTCCTGCACCAACTCGCGGATCGAAGACCTGCGTGCAGCGGCGGAAGTGGCCAAGGGCCGTAAAGTGGCCAGTACGATCAAGCAAGCGCTGGTGGTGCCGGGCTCCGGTCTGGTCAAGGCGCAAGCCGAGGCGGAAGGGCTGGACAAGGTGTTTATCGAGGCCGGTTTTGAATGGCGTGAGCCGGGCTGCTCGATGTGCCTGGCGATGAATCCGGACAAGCTGGGCAGTGGCGAGCATTGCGCGTCCACCTCCAACCGCAACTTCGAAGGCCGTCAGGGTGCCGGTGGGCGTACCCATCTGGTCAGTCCGGCGATGGCCGCGGCGGCTGCGGTAACCGGCCGCTTTATCGATGTGCGTGAATTGATCCAGGCCTGA
- the leuD gene encoding 3-isopropylmalate dehydratase small subunit: protein MKAFTQHTGLVAPLDRANVDTDQIIPKQFLKSIKRTGFGQNLFDEWRYLDVGQPNQDCAQRPLNADFVLNAPRYQGASVLLARENFGCGSSREHAPWALEEYGFNAVIAPSFADIFFNNSFKNGLLPIILKEEEVDELFQQCEATEGYQLTIDLAAQTVVRPDGRFYCFEVDAFRKHCLLHGLDDIGLTLQDSDAIKAFEQRHQQNQPWLFGAL from the coding sequence ATGAAAGCCTTTACCCAACACACCGGCCTGGTCGCACCGCTGGATCGTGCCAACGTCGACACCGACCAGATCATCCCCAAGCAGTTCTTGAAATCGATCAAGCGCACCGGCTTTGGCCAGAACCTGTTCGACGAGTGGCGTTATCTGGATGTCGGCCAGCCCAATCAGGATTGCGCGCAGCGCCCGCTGAATGCCGATTTCGTGCTCAATGCGCCGCGCTATCAGGGTGCCAGCGTGCTGCTGGCGCGGGAAAACTTCGGCTGCGGCTCCAGTCGCGAGCATGCGCCCTGGGCACTGGAAGAGTACGGCTTCAATGCAGTGATCGCGCCGAGTTTTGCCGACATCTTCTTCAACAACAGTTTCAAGAACGGCTTGCTGCCGATCATTCTCAAGGAAGAAGAAGTCGATGAGCTGTTCCAGCAATGTGAAGCGACCGAGGGTTACCAGCTGACGATTGATCTGGCCGCGCAGACGGTGGTTCGTCCGGATGGACGTTTTTACTGCTTTGAAGTGGATGCTTTCCGCAAACACTGCCTGCTGCATGGTCTGGATGATATCGGCCTGACCTTGCAGGACAGTGATGCGATCAAGGCCTTTGAGCAGCGTCATCAGCAAAATCAGCCCTGGTTGTTTGGCGCGTTGTAA
- a CDS encoding class I SAM-dependent methyltransferase, producing the protein MSEHEQVVQRQFGEQASAYLNSAVHAQGAEFALLQAAVAGRSAARVLDLGCGAGHVSFHVAPAVAEVVAYHLSEQMLAVVAAAARERGLNNVQTRLGAAERLPFADGEFDFVFSRFSAHHWSDLGQALHEARRVLKPGGVAAFIDVMAPGLPLLDTHLQTVEVLRDTSHVRDYSAAEWLQQVGAAGLQVTAHSRQRLHIDFSTWVERMRTPEVFRQAIRALQQAVGDEVREYFEVAADGSFSFDVLVLWAER; encoded by the coding sequence ATGAGTGAGCATGAGCAAGTGGTGCAGCGCCAGTTCGGTGAGCAGGCCAGTGCCTACCTGAATAGTGCCGTGCATGCGCAGGGGGCCGAATTTGCCTTGTTGCAGGCCGCCGTAGCCGGGCGCAGCGCTGCGCGTGTGCTGGATCTGGGTTGTGGCGCCGGGCATGTGAGTTTTCATGTGGCGCCAGCGGTGGCCGAGGTAGTGGCTTACCACCTGTCCGAACAGATGCTGGCTGTCGTGGCAGCTGCAGCCCGGGAGCGTGGGCTGAACAATGTGCAGACCCGTCTGGGTGCTGCCGAGCGTCTGCCTTTTGCCGATGGCGAGTTTGATTTCGTTTTCAGCCGATTTTCGGCGCATCACTGGAGTGATCTGGGCCAGGCACTGCATGAGGCGCGGCGGGTATTGAAACCGGGCGGGGTGGCGGCCTTTATCGATGTGATGGCGCCGGGCCTGCCGCTGCTGGATACCCATCTGCAAACGGTCGAGGTGCTGCGCGATACCAGTCATGTGCGCGATTACTCTGCTGCCGAGTGGCTGCAACAGGTTGGTGCGGCAGGCTTGCAGGTGACCGCGCACAGTCGCCAGCGACTGCATATCGATTTTTCCACCTGGGTCGAGCGGATGCGCACGCCGGAGGTCTTCCGTCAGGCCATCCGCGCTTTGCAACAGGCCGTGGGTGACGAGGTGCGCGAGTATTTTGAAGTGGCCGCTGACGGCTCCTTCAGTTTTGATGTGCTGGTTCTGTGGGCGGAGCGTTAA
- the leuB gene encoding 3-isopropylmalate dehydrogenase: MSKQILVLPGDGIGPEIMAEAVKVLRLANDKYKLDFELAFDELGGAAVDKYGVPLADETLERARAADAVLLGAVGGPRWDKIDPAIRPERGLLKIRSQLGLFGNLRPAILYPQLADASSLKPEVVAGLDILIVRELTGGIYFGQPRESKLLENGERMAYDTLPYSESEIRRIARVGFDMAMVRGKKLCSVDKANVLASSQLWRAVVEEVAKDYPQVELSHMYVDNAAMQLVRAPKQFDVMVTDNMFGDILSDEASMLTGSIGMLPSASLDANNKGMYEPCHGSAPDIAGQGIANPLATILSVSMMLRYSFNQAVAADAIEKAVSLVLDQGLRTGDIWSQGKTKVGTSAMGNAVVEALRNL; the protein is encoded by the coding sequence ATGAGCAAACAAATTCTGGTACTCCCCGGTGATGGCATCGGTCCGGAAATTATGGCTGAAGCGGTCAAGGTGCTGCGCCTGGCCAACGACAAGTACAAGCTGGACTTTGAACTGGCCTTTGACGAACTGGGCGGTGCTGCGGTCGACAAGTACGGCGTACCGCTGGCTGACGAAACACTGGAACGCGCGCGTGCGGCTGATGCCGTACTGCTCGGTGCCGTTGGCGGGCCCAGGTGGGACAAGATCGATCCGGCCATCCGCCCCGAGCGCGGGCTGTTGAAGATCCGCTCGCAGCTGGGTCTGTTCGGCAACCTGCGTCCGGCGATTCTCTATCCACAGCTGGCCGATGCGTCCAGCCTCAAGCCCGAGGTAGTGGCGGGGCTGGATATCCTGATCGTGCGCGAGCTGACCGGCGGGATTTATTTCGGCCAGCCGCGCGAAAGCAAATTGCTGGAAAACGGCGAGCGCATGGCTTACGACACGCTGCCGTACAGCGAAAGCGAAATCCGTCGGATCGCCCGTGTCGGTTTCGACATGGCGATGGTGCGCGGCAAGAAGCTCTGCTCGGTCGACAAGGCTAACGTGCTGGCGTCCAGCCAGCTGTGGCGGGCAGTGGTCGAAGAAGTGGCAAAGGATTATCCGCAGGTCGAGTTGAGCCACATGTACGTGGACAATGCAGCGATGCAGCTGGTGCGTGCGCCAAAGCAGTTCGATGTGATGGTGACCGACAATATGTTTGGCGACATCCTCTCCGATGAAGCCTCCATGCTTACCGGCTCTATCGGCATGCTGCCGTCCGCCTCGCTGGATGCCAACAACAAGGGCATGTACGAGCCGTGCCATGGCTCGGCACCGGATATCGCCGGGCAGGGGATTGCCAACCCGCTGGCGACCATCCTTTCGGTATCGATGATGCTGCGTTACAGCTTCAACCAGGCTGTAGCGGCGGATGCCATTGAAAAAGCGGTGAGCCTGGTACTGGATCAGGGTTTGCGTACTGGTGATATCTGGTCGCAAGGCAAGACCAAAGTAGGTACCTCTGCCATGGGTAATGCGGTAGTCGAAGCGCTGCGCAATCTGTAA
- the asd gene encoding aspartate-semialdehyde dehydrogenase has protein sequence MKRVGLIGWRGMVGSVLMQRMLEERDFDLIEPVFFSTSNVGGQGPAVGKDIAPLKDAYSIDDLKGLDVILTCQGGDYTNEVFPKLLEAGWDGYWIDAASALRMADNAVIVLDPVNRKVIDQSLDAGIRNYIGGNCTVSLMLMALGGLYEAGLVEWMSAMTYQAASGAGAQNMRELIKQMGAIHGAVADDLANPASAILDIDRKVAEAMRSDSFPVDNFGMPLAGSLIPYIDKELPNGQSREEWKGQAETNKILGRNKSPIPVDGLCVRIGAMRCHSQALTIKLNKDVPMADIESLISQHNPWVKLVPNQRDASIRELGPTAVTGTLSVPVGRLRKLNMGSQYLGAFTVGDQLLWGAAEPLRRMLRILLER, from the coding sequence ATGAAACGTGTAGGTCTGATCGGTTGGCGCGGTATGGTCGGTTCAGTGCTCATGCAGCGCATGCTGGAAGAGCGGGACTTTGACCTGATAGAGCCGGTGTTCTTTTCAACCTCGAATGTCGGTGGCCAGGGACCTGCCGTGGGCAAGGATATTGCCCCGCTGAAAGATGCCTACAGCATTGACGATCTGAAAGGTCTGGATGTGATTCTGACCTGTCAGGGCGGCGACTACACCAACGAGGTTTTCCCCAAGCTGCTCGAAGCCGGCTGGGATGGTTACTGGATAGATGCGGCTTCGGCGCTGCGTATGGCGGATAACGCGGTCATCGTGCTGGATCCGGTCAACCGCAAGGTTATCGATCAATCGCTGGATGCGGGCATAAGGAACTACATCGGCGGCAACTGCACGGTCAGCCTGATGCTGATGGCGCTCGGCGGTCTGTACGAGGCTGGCCTGGTCGAGTGGATGAGCGCCATGACCTATCAGGCGGCTTCCGGTGCCGGCGCGCAAAACATGCGTGAGCTGATCAAGCAGATGGGCGCAATCCATGGTGCGGTGGCGGACGATCTGGCCAATCCGGCCAGCGCTATCCTGGATATCGACCGCAAGGTCGCTGAAGCCATGCGTAGCGACAGCTTCCCGGTGGACAATTTCGGCATGCCGCTGGCGGGCAGCCTGATTCCATATATCGACAAGGAACTGCCCAACGGGCAGAGCCGTGAAGAGTGGAAAGGCCAGGCCGAGACCAACAAGATTCTCGGCCGCAACAAGAGTCCGATTCCGGTCGATGGCCTGTGTGTGCGCATCGGCGCCATGCGTTGCCACAGCCAGGCCCTGACCATCAAGCTGAACAAGGATGTGCCGATGGCTGACATCGAAAGCCTGATCAGCCAGCACAATCCGTGGGTCAAGCTGGTACCCAATCAGCGTGACGCCAGTATCCGCGAGCTGGGGCCGACCGCCGTAACCGGCACTTTGAGCGTGCCGGTGGGACGTCTGCGCAAGCTGAATATGGGCTCGCAATATCTGGGGGCTTTCACCGTTGGTGATCAGCTGCTCTGGGGTGCTGCCGAGCCGTTGCGGCGCATGCTGCGGATTCTCCTGGAGCGCTAG
- a CDS encoding FimV/HubP family polar landmark protein produces the protein MIRVRKLVLAIAAATSLTSGMAHALGLGEISLQSALNQPLNADIDLLEVRDLDNTEIIPRLASAEDFSKAGIERDFFLTNLKFTPVIMPNGKSMIHVTSAKPVREPYLNFLVEVIWPSGRVLREYTLLLDPPLYSPETAAAAPRLPATAPAPVYRAPSKPVDGPFKVGSLPGSKYSASAASSQSRPAAAKPATLEGQYKTGKNDTLWEIARRVKGGGTANQTMLAIQDLNPDAFTAGNINRLKSGQVLRLPDAAQINARSSSEATAAVAEQNSAWREGRSLAPVAARQLDATKRDAAGVAPAQVETSDSLRLVAADAGKAASTSEKGAPGDSKALSDKLAVTQESLDTSRRQGEELSGRVSDLQGQLEKLQKLIALKDSQLAQLQAELAAKGKLAAEPAPAAVDAQPEVASPAAPEVAAVEPPATTLPTPDVTAADEQAEVLAQGIYDTQLQPGAAPAAAPQPAVEPEVVAKPVEAAKPTEAVEPVQIVTETVAVEEQPEPVSLLDEVLGNPLLLGAGGAGLLVILLGLMAMARRNAQKEEDEASDSPFLDSSDDNSFADEIDLPEESFEGLDDGEAERAEESAKGAVGDALAEADIYIAYGKFNQAEELLQGAINEEPQRTDLQLKLLEVKAELGDREGFLRQAADLEELGSVGAQLDQIKARYPAMAAAGFAAGVGAVAADSVTPDLDIDDLISDAPLGSEPQDADDAFDLSLDDLEADNDDLQGASSPATEQNLDEFSLDIDFDKPDTKSSDDLDFDLALDDLSVEPAELTSKPATQADDDFSDFDLDLGSDTSSADSETEFSLGTDSDFEFEALSEDSAPLASDESPVAGAAPLAPGDFDLSVTDDLPSFEPIEDELDAKVDAALDDFTSEGLMGSLETDEMPPMGEDEDEDFDFLSGTDETATKLDLARAYIDMGDAEGARDILEEVIAEGSETQQQEARELIGKMV, from the coding sequence ATGATTCGGGTTCGCAAACTGGTACTGGCAATCGCGGCTGCTACATCGCTGACTTCCGGTATGGCTCATGCGTTGGGGCTCGGAGAAATTTCTCTACAGTCAGCGCTCAATCAGCCCCTCAACGCCGATATCGATTTGCTCGAAGTGCGTGATCTCGACAATACCGAGATCATTCCACGGCTGGCTTCAGCCGAAGATTTCAGCAAGGCCGGGATCGAGAGGGATTTCTTCCTGACCAATCTGAAGTTCACGCCGGTGATCATGCCGAATGGCAAGAGCATGATCCATGTCACATCAGCCAAGCCGGTGCGTGAGCCGTACCTTAATTTCCTGGTCGAAGTGATCTGGCCAAGTGGTCGGGTGTTGCGTGAGTACACCCTGTTGCTCGACCCGCCGCTGTATTCGCCTGAAACTGCAGCAGCGGCGCCAAGGCTGCCGGCAACTGCGCCTGCTCCGGTTTATCGCGCCCCGTCCAAGCCGGTTGATGGTCCTTTCAAGGTCGGATCATTGCCGGGTTCCAAGTACTCTGCATCAGCGGCTTCCAGCCAGTCACGTCCTGCGGCCGCCAAGCCGGCAACGCTGGAGGGGCAATACAAGACCGGCAAAAATGACACGCTGTGGGAAATAGCCCGGCGCGTCAAAGGCGGCGGTACCGCCAACCAGACCATGCTGGCGATTCAGGATTTGAATCCTGACGCGTTTACGGCGGGCAACATCAATCGACTCAAGAGCGGGCAGGTCCTTCGTCTTCCCGATGCCGCCCAGATCAATGCGCGCAGCAGTTCCGAAGCGACAGCCGCAGTTGCTGAACAAAACTCGGCCTGGCGTGAGGGCCGCAGTCTGGCGCCAGTAGCAGCACGTCAGCTGGACGCTACCAAACGTGATGCGGCAGGTGTTGCTCCGGCCCAGGTAGAGACCAGTGACAGCCTGCGACTGGTTGCAGCTGATGCTGGCAAGGCCGCTTCAACCAGCGAGAAAGGTGCTCCCGGCGATAGCAAGGCACTCTCGGACAAACTGGCGGTGACCCAGGAAAGTCTCGATACCTCGCGTCGGCAGGGAGAAGAACTGTCGGGGCGTGTCAGCGATCTTCAGGGTCAACTGGAAAAGCTGCAGAAACTGATCGCCTTAAAGGATAGCCAGTTGGCACAACTGCAGGCCGAATTGGCGGCAAAAGGCAAGCTTGCAGCTGAACCTGCACCAGCTGCCGTGGATGCCCAGCCAGAGGTCGCCAGTCCGGCTGCGCCGGAGGTTGCTGCTGTGGAGCCACCGGCCACCACTCTGCCAACCCCGGATGTGACTGCCGCCGATGAGCAGGCCGAGGTGCTGGCTCAGGGCATATACGATACTCAGCTCCAGCCTGGAGCAGCCCCGGCGGCGGCCCCGCAACCTGCTGTCGAGCCAGAAGTGGTTGCCAAGCCGGTAGAAGCAGCAAAACCGACCGAAGCGGTCGAGCCGGTGCAGATTGTCACTGAAACTGTCGCGGTTGAAGAGCAGCCTGAGCCAGTCAGTCTGCTGGATGAAGTGCTCGGCAACCCTTTGCTGCTCGGTGCAGGCGGTGCGGGCCTGCTGGTCATTCTGCTCGGGCTGATGGCGATGGCGCGGCGTAATGCCCAGAAAGAAGAGGATGAGGCATCCGATTCGCCGTTCCTGGATTCGTCCGATGACAACAGCTTTGCCGACGAGATTGACCTGCCCGAAGAATCGTTCGAGGGTCTGGATGACGGCGAGGCCGAGCGTGCAGAAGAATCCGCCAAGGGCGCGGTGGGTGATGCACTGGCTGAAGCGGATATTTATATTGCCTATGGCAAGTTCAACCAGGCTGAAGAATTGTTGCAGGGCGCGATCAACGAAGAGCCGCAGCGCACCGATCTGCAGCTCAAGCTTCTCGAAGTGAAGGCCGAGCTTGGTGATCGCGAGGGCTTTTTACGCCAGGCTGCCGACCTGGAAGAGCTCGGTAGTGTCGGTGCGCAGCTTGATCAGATAAAGGCCAGATACCCGGCGATGGCAGCTGCCGGATTTGCTGCCGGAGTGGGAGCTGTTGCCGCTGACAGTGTGACGCCTGATCTGGATATCGATGATTTGATATCTGACGCTCCGCTGGGCTCTGAGCCGCAGGATGCGGATGACGCTTTCGATCTGAGTCTGGACGATCTGGAAGCGGACAATGACGATCTGCAGGGTGCATCGAGCCCGGCGACTGAACAGAATCTTGACGAGTTTTCGCTGGATATCGATTTTGATAAGCCGGATACCAAATCCAGTGACGATCTGGATTTTGATCTGGCACTCGATGATCTCTCGGTTGAGCCTGCAGAGTTGACTTCAAAACCTGCCACGCAGGCGGATGATGATTTCTCTGATTTTGACCTTGATCTGGGCAGCGATACTTCTTCCGCTGATAGCGAAACGGAGTTTTCGCTGGGTACTGACAGTGACTTCGAGTTTGAAGCGTTGTCAGAGGACAGTGCTCCGCTAGCAAGCGATGAAAGTCCGGTAGCAGGTGCTGCCCCGCTGGCGCCAGGCGATTTTGATTTGTCGGTTACCGATGATCTGCCATCGTTTGAGCCTATAGAGGATGAGCTGGACGCAAAAGTGGATGCAGCTCTCGACGATTTTACTTCCGAGGGTCTCATGGGTTCGCTGGAAACGGACGAGATGCCGCCGATGGGTGAGGACGAGGATGAGGACTTTGACTTCCTGTCCGGCACCGATGAGACAGCCACCAAGCTTGATCTCGCACGGGCCTATATCGATATGGGTGATGCAGAAGGTGCCCGCGATATTCTGGAAGAGGTGATCGCTGAGGGAAGCGAGACCCAGCAGCAGGAAGCCCGCGAGCTGATCGGTAAAATGGTCTGA